In Choloepus didactylus isolate mChoDid1 chromosome 6, mChoDid1.pri, whole genome shotgun sequence, one DNA window encodes the following:
- the TPBGL gene encoding trophoblast glycoprotein-like yields MAPQVGQPGLRGPLLPGLLFVAAALSRPAAPCPFQCYCFGGPTLLLRCASGAELRQPPRDVPPDARNLTIVGANLTVLRAAAFAGVDADGEEEEEEEVGVRLPLLTALRLTHNNIEVVEDGAFDGLPSLAALDLSHNPLRALGGAAFRGLPALRSLQLNHALARGGLALLHKLDAALAPLADLRLLGLVGNALSSLPPTALRLPRLEQLDARLNALAGLSTDELRALERDGGHPGPRLLLADNPLRCGCGARPLLAWLRNATERVPDARRLRCAAPRALHDHPFLDLDEVRLHCADGDADGREEEVGLAGPELEASYVFFGLVLALIGLIFLMVLYLNRRGIQRWMRNLREACRDQMEGYHYRYEQDADPRRAPAPAAPAGSRATSPGSGL; encoded by the coding sequence ATGGCCCCGCAAGTGGGACAGCCGGGGCTCCGGGGGCCGCTGCTACCGGGGCTGCTGTTCGTGGCGGCTGCGCTGAGCCGACCGGCCGCGCCCTGTCCTTTCCAGTGCTACTGCTTCGGCGGCCCCACACTGCTGTTGCGCTGCGCGTCGGGCGCCGAGCTCCGGCAGCCGCCGCGGGACGTGCCGCCCGACGCGCGCAACCTCACCATCGTGGGCGCCAACTTGACCGTGCTGCGCGCTGCCGCCTTCGCGGGCGTGGACGCGgacggggaggaggaggaggaggaggaggtgggcgTGCGCCTACCGCTCCTGACCGCGCTGCGCCTCACGCACAACAACATCGAGGTGGTGGAGGATGGCGCCTTCGACGGGCTGCCCAGCCTGGCGGCGCTAGACTTAAGTCATAACCCGCTGCGCGCCCTGGGCGGCGCCGCCTTCCGCGGGCTGCCCGCGCTGCGCTCGCTGCAACTCAACCACGCGCTGGCACGGGGCGGCCTCGCGCTGCTGCACAAGTTGGACGCCGCTCTAGCCCCGCTGGCTGACCTGCGCCTCCTGGGCCTGGTGGGCAACGCGCTGAGCAGCCTGCCGCCCACCGCGCTGCGCCTGCCGCGCCTGGAGCAGCTGGACGCGCGTCTCAACGCGCTGGCGGGCCTGAGCACCGACGAGCTGCGAGCGCTGGAGCGCGATGGCGGCCACCCGGGGCCGCGTCTCTTGCTCGCCGACAACCCCCTGCGCTGCGGCTGCGGTGCGCGCCCCCTGCTGGCCTGGCTGCGCAACGCCACGGAGCGCGTACCCGACGCGCGGCGCCTGCGCTGCGCGGCCCCGCGGGCTCTGCACGACCACCCTTTCCTGGACCTGGATGAGGTGCGGCTGCACTGCGCGGACGGCGACGCCGATGGTCGCGAGGAAGAAGTGGGGCTCGCAGGCCCGGAGCTGGAAGCCTCCTACGTCTTCTTCGGGCTAGTGCTGGCGCTTATCGGCCTCATCTTCCTAATGGTGCTCTACCTAAACCGCCGCGGCATCCAGCGCTGGATGCGCAACTTGCGCGAGGCCTGCCGGGACCAGATGGAGGGCTACCACTACCGCTACGAGCAGGACGCCGACCCGCGCCGCGCGCCTGCCCCAGCTGCACCTGCTGGCTCCCGCGCCACTTCCCCGGGCTCGGGCCTCTGA